The segment ATATCAAGTAGACTTCTTGCATCAGAATTTATACCTGTGTGCGTAAGTTTAGCTACATCTTCTTCTAGATGAACTCTATTAATTCGAACTGTTGAAGATATATTTTCAGATGTAATGTCTAAATGGCCACTATAAGCTATGGGATAATCATACTGTGAAATCTGGTACCCCTTCATTAAATCTGGATAAGGATAGTTCTTTCTATCAAATTTAGTCCATTCTGAAATAGAACAGTTAAGAGCCAAACCAGTAGCTATAACTAATTGTACAGCTTTTTCATTAATAACAGGCAAACTACCAGGCATTCCCATACATACTGGGCATACCATTGTATTAATAAGTTTACCTTGATATTCCGCAGGGCAACTACAGAACATTTTACTATCAGTAGTTAGTTGCGCATGAACTTCTAATCCAATTACTGATTCATACTTCATCTATACATTAATCCTATTTTTCTAAGTTATAATAAACAATAAAGCTATTAAAGATACTAATATAAATGATATTAAAATTATGAATACACCACGTTTATAAAATGGAACTATCTCTGGTTCAGAGATTCCATATAAATTTATGTATACCGTTTTATTATCGTCCTTTGGCATAATTCCCACCTAGAGTAAATTATCTTTAACTTCAGAAATAATTTCATTTAGGCCATCTTTAGCGTCTCTAAAAAACATCATAGTATTATCCATATAAAACAAATCATTATCTACGCCAGCAAATCCTGGGCTCATACTTCTCTTTAATACTACAACACTTCGTGATTTATCCACATTTAATATTGGCATTCCATACAATGGGCTTGAAGGAGTATCTCTTGCTGCTGGATTTATTACATCATTGGCACCAATTACAACAGAAACATCAGTATTATCAAAAGAATCATTAATGTCATCCAGATCATAGAGTTTATCATAAGGTATATTTGCTTCAGCTAAAAGCACATTCATGTGACCAGGCATTCGTCCAGCAACTGGATGAATTGCATATCTTATATCCACTCCTTTTGATTCAAGAAGATCTGCAAGCTCTCTAACTTGGTGTTGTGCTTGGGCGACAGCCAATCCATATCCAGGAACAAAAATTACTCTATCGGCATAAGCTAATAAAATTGCAACTTCCTCAAAACTAGTTGATCGCACAATTTTATCTGTATTATCATCTCCAGAACTACTAGAATCTACAGCCCCAAAATTACCAAATATAACATTAACCAAAGACCTATTCATAGCTTTAGTCATAATCATTGTCAGTATAAGGCCTGCTGCCCCAACTAAAGATCCAGAGATAACTAGGAGAAGGTTGTTTAATAAAAACCCTGTAACAGCTGCTGCTAAACCTGAATAAGAATTAAGCAGGGATACCACTACAGGCATATCAGCTCCTCCTATAGGAATAACTAATAAAATACCTAATAATAGGCACAAAGAAATGATAATAATAAAAGCTAGAGTAGAAGTACCAGAGAATATTAGATATGAAGAAAGCATTATCACTGATATAAAACAAATTGCTGTTATAGTTTTTTGAAAAGGATATACAATTGCTCTTCCACTTATTAGTTCCTGAAGTTTCAAAAACGCTATAATACTTCCTGAAAATGTAACAAAACCTATCAATACACTTAGAGATATCATTAAAATTGAAAATTTTTCGGTACTATTATTTAAATTTACAAATTCTGCACTAGCAATTAATGCAGAGGCTGAACCACCAAATCCGTTGAAAATAGCAACCATCTGAGGCATTGCTGTCATTTGTACTTTTTTCGCCAGGACAACACCAATTAAACTACCTATAATCAAACCTACAACTATTAACTCATAGCTAATAATATTTTCATTAAAAAGGGTAGCTACAATTGCTAGCAACATACCAATACTAGCGAAAACATTTCCTTTTCTAGCCGTAGCTGGTGAACTTAAATATTTGATACCTAGCATAAAAGCTATAGCAGCTATTAAATATATGAGTTGGATTATGTCATTCATTGTGATATCAAATACTGAACTCATCGATTATTCCCTTTTTTAAACATCTGGAGCATCCTATCAGTAACAGTAAATCCACCTACTACATTAATAGTAGCGAAAATTAAAGCAAATAATCCGAGAATTGTAGCTATGTTAACTGTAATACCAAATAAAGAAAGCGTTACATCATTATTTGACTGACCTGAGACTATAAGTGCACCAATAA is part of the SAR202 cluster bacterium genome and harbors:
- the gatB gene encoding Asp-tRNA(Asn)/Glu-tRNA(Gln) amidotransferase subunit GatB; protein product: MKYESVIGLEVHAQLTTDSKMFCSCPAEYQGKLINTMVCPVCMGMPGSLPVINEKAVQLVIATGLALNCSISEWTKFDRKNYPYPDLMKGYQISQYDYPIAYSGHLDITSENISSTVRINRVHLEEDVAKLTHTGINSDARSLLDINRAGVPLMETVSEPDIRTSDQAREYLVQLRSILQFIGVSTCNMEEGNFRCDANISIRPIGESNLGSKVEVKNMNSLRAVQGALEFEFERQVKLAEKGERIIQETRGWVDDKE
- a CDS encoding NAD(P)(+) transhydrogenase (Re/Si-specific) subunit beta — protein: MNDIIQLIYLIAAIAFMLGIKYLSSPATARKGNVFASIGMLLAIVATLFNENIISYELIVVGLIIGSLIGVVLAKKVQMTAMPQMVAIFNGFGGSASALIASAEFVNLNNSTEKFSILMISLSVLIGFVTFSGSIIAFLKLQELISGRAIVYPFQKTITAICFISVIMLSSYLIFSGTSTLAFIIIISLCLLLGILLVIPIGGADMPVVVSLLNSYSGLAAAVTGFLLNNLLLVISGSLVGAAGLILTMIMTKAMNRSLVNVIFGNFGAVDSSSSGDDNTDKIVRSTSFEEVAILLAYADRVIFVPGYGLAVAQAQHQVRELADLLESKGVDIRYAIHPVAGRMPGHMNVLLAEANIPYDKLYDLDDINDSFDNTDVSVVIGANDVINPAARDTPSSPLYGMPILNVDKSRSVVVLKRSMSPGFAGVDNDLFYMDNTMMFFRDAKDGLNEIISEVKDNLL
- a CDS encoding NAD(P) transhydrogenase subunit alpha, which gives rise to MNEIELIFILYVFVLAIFVGFELITKVPPTLHTPLMSGANAISGITIIGALIVSGQSNNDVTLSLFGITVNIATILGLFALIFATINVVGGFTVTDRMLQMFKKGNNR